The following are encoded together in the Malaya genurostris strain Urasoe2022 chromosome 3, Malgen_1.1, whole genome shotgun sequence genome:
- the LOC131439415 gene encoding E3 ubiquitin-protein ligase RNF166-like, which produces MSVPVDPSLEDIASPQKSDVSCCSDTNSSFSRNRYNLRNRGPATFCFMAERECPICLSDVFEKPVVVNCGHTFCGKCIRLSMIKFKNCPICNQILIRSLFLWDTSYTKRLTRKRSPVRPYTRTQMDISVKAKQIKQEKDAIAVLEQDMSDRKVYTSCVASGPNNDPQRTRL; this is translated from the exons ATGAGTGTTCCTGTTGATCCGTCTTTGGAGGACATCGCGTCACCACAAAAATCCGATGTATCTTGCTGTTCGGATACTAATTCCAGTTTCTCCAGAAACAGATATAATCTACGTAATCGTG GCCCCGCTACTTTCTGTTTCATGGCCGAGCGGGAATGTCCTATATGTTTGTCCGATGTGTTCGAGAAGCCAGTCGTCGTCAATTGCGGTCATACGTTCTGTGGCAAGTGTATCCGCTTATCCATGATCAAGTTTAAAAACTGTCCCATTTGTAATCAGATACTGATACGATCGTTATTTCTCTGGGATACTAGCTATACCAAAAGGTTGACTAGAAAGCGGAGTCCAGTGCGTCCGTATACCAGAACACAAATGGATATCTCTGTGAAAGCAAAGCAAATTAAACAGGAAAAGGATGCAATTGCTGTTCTTGAACAAGATATGTCAGATCGCAAGGTATATACGTCGTGTGTGGCTAGTGGTCCAAATAATGATCCTCAAAGAACACGGCTGTAA